A part of Miscanthus floridulus cultivar M001 chromosome 6, ASM1932011v1, whole genome shotgun sequence genomic DNA contains:
- the LOC136456533 gene encoding pseudo histidine-containing phosphotransfer protein 1 isoform X3 — protein MRMLLEGYLDEQFCQVEDLQDEASPNFAEEVVTLFFKDSARLISNVEQALEKYPKDFNRWDAYMQQLKGSCSSIGASRMKSECMSFRDYCGQGNVEGCMRSFQKVKREHGALRQKLEAYFQLLRQAGSAGAATRPGM, from the exons ATGAGGATGCTTTTGGAG GGGTACCTAGACGAGCAATTTTGCCAGGTGGAAGACTTGCAGGATGAAGCTAGTCCTAATTTTGCGGAAGAGGTTGTCACTTTGTTTTTCAAGGACTCAGCCAGGCTAATATCAAATGTTGAACAAGCTCT AGAAAAATACCCCAAAGATTTCAATAGATGGGATGCATACATGCAGCAGCTAAAAGGCAGCTGTTCCAG CATTGGTGCTTCAAGGATGAAGAGTGAGTGCATGTCATTCAGGGATTACTGTGGACAGGGAAATGTTGAAGG TTGCATGAGATCGTTCCAGAAAGTGAAGAGGGAGCACGGTGCCCTGAGGCAGAAACTAGAGGCCTATTTCCAG CTGCTACGACAAGCTGGTTCTGCTGGAGCTGCCACCAGGCCCGGGATGTAA
- the LOC136456533 gene encoding pseudo histidine-containing phosphotransfer protein 1 isoform X2: MCRSLISRLGYLDEQFCQVEDLQDEASPNFAEEVVTLFFKDSARLISNVEQALEKYPKDFNRWDAYMQQLKGSCSSIGASRMKSECMSFRDYCGQGNVEGCMRSFQKVKREHGALRQKLEAYFQLLRQAGSAGAATRPGM; the protein is encoded by the exons ATGTGTCGTTCTCTCATCTCTCGATTG GGGTACCTAGACGAGCAATTTTGCCAGGTGGAAGACTTGCAGGATGAAGCTAGTCCTAATTTTGCGGAAGAGGTTGTCACTTTGTTTTTCAAGGACTCAGCCAGGCTAATATCAAATGTTGAACAAGCTCT AGAAAAATACCCCAAAGATTTCAATAGATGGGATGCATACATGCAGCAGCTAAAAGGCAGCTGTTCCAG CATTGGTGCTTCAAGGATGAAGAGTGAGTGCATGTCATTCAGGGATTACTGTGGACAGGGAAATGTTGAAGG TTGCATGAGATCGTTCCAGAAAGTGAAGAGGGAGCACGGTGCCCTGAGGCAGAAACTAGAGGCCTATTTCCAG CTGCTACGACAAGCTGGTTCTGCTGGAGCTGCCACCAGGCCCGGGATGTAA
- the LOC136456533 gene encoding pseudo histidine-containing phosphotransfer protein 5 isoform X1: protein MDYSNLRRQAASMKKSLFDQGYLDEQFCQVEDLQDEASPNFAEEVVTLFFKDSARLISNVEQALEKYPKDFNRWDAYMQQLKGSCSSIGASRMKSECMSFRDYCGQGNVEGCMRSFQKVKREHGALRQKLEAYFQLLRQAGSAGAATRPGM from the exons ATGGATTATTCTAATTTGCGTCGCCAAGCTGCATCCATGAAAAAGAGTCTCTTTGATCAG GGGTACCTAGACGAGCAATTTTGCCAGGTGGAAGACTTGCAGGATGAAGCTAGTCCTAATTTTGCGGAAGAGGTTGTCACTTTGTTTTTCAAGGACTCAGCCAGGCTAATATCAAATGTTGAACAAGCTCT AGAAAAATACCCCAAAGATTTCAATAGATGGGATGCATACATGCAGCAGCTAAAAGGCAGCTGTTCCAG CATTGGTGCTTCAAGGATGAAGAGTGAGTGCATGTCATTCAGGGATTACTGTGGACAGGGAAATGTTGAAGG TTGCATGAGATCGTTCCAGAAAGTGAAGAGGGAGCACGGTGCCCTGAGGCAGAAACTAGAGGCCTATTTCCAG CTGCTACGACAAGCTGGTTCTGCTGGAGCTGCCACCAGGCCCGGGATGTAA